The nucleotide window TTTCGGTACCACGTTCATAAATAATTTGTGGAACAGAAAGCTTGCCATGAGTAAGGCCTGCTTCGATGGCCTCAAGACTTATTTTTAAATCAAAGCCTTTGCCGAATTTAAGAACTGCAAGTTGAGCGTTGTAGTTTACGGCTTGAATGTGTGTTGCTTCCATAGTTTCAATAAGACTACCTGAGCCTTCTTCTGAACTCAAGTGCACAAGTACAGGAACCTGCGCTCTCTCTGCTAGTTCGACACTTCTGTAGTGAAGGACGCGCGCTCCCCAGTAAGCCATTTCCATCGTCATCGCGTAATCTAGTTTTTCTAAATGTTTTGGTACTACACCTGAAATGCGTGGATCAATTGTGTATATGCCGCGAACATCGGTTAAAATATCACAGCGATCGGCTTTAAATTGCGCAGCCATGGCAACGGCAGTTGTGTCGCTGCCGCCTCTTCCCAAAGTTGTAATTTCTTTTGTCTGCGGATTCACGCCTTGAAACCCTGCGATAATTACTATGCGGCCTTTTTTTAATTCTTCTTCAACGCGGAACGGGCGAATATCTATGATGCGAGCACTATTGTGACTTCCGTCAGTGAGCACACCACTTTGTGAACCCGTAAAACTAATGGCGCTGCATCCAAGACTATTTAAAGCCATAGACATAAGCGCCATGGAGATTCTTTCGCCGGCTGATAAAAGCATATCCATTTCACGTTGAATGGGAGTGTGCGTGATGCGACGGCTGAGATCAACAAGATCATCTGTTGTATCGCCCATGGCAGAAATAATAATAATCAGCTTATGACCTTCTTCGGAAAGTTTTTTTAAGTGCTTTGCGATATCTAATATTTTTTCTGGCGTTGCCACTGAGGTGCCGCCATATTTTTTGACGATGAGCATATGATTCAAGTGTCATTTAGAAAATTAGTGCGTGCAAGAAGAGAATGGGTTGTGACTCAGCGTTCAGAAACAAAAGTGCGGCGAATGTAGCGCGAAACCAATTGGTATGAACCTTTGGGAATGCGGATGGTGTGGCCTTCGACGTGTGTGGGCACATAGCTTCTAACGAGTTCGGGATTAAGTTCTTCCATATGCTTAACAGTTACGCCGAGTGCGTCGGCTAAGTGGGCAAGGCGTGTGCCGCCAGGGACTCTAAAGTGTTCAAAAGAAAATGGGGTATTATAATTGATGTTTCTAAAACCATACATTTGCGGTGATTTTGCGATGAGCATGGCGGCTATTAGTTTGGGTACGTAGTCTTTTGTTTCATCCATGAGAGCACCATCGGTTTTGGCCATTTTCCAAAAACTTTTTGTTTCATGCTTGATCATCAAACGTTTAATGCGATTTTCACCTGTGTTGTACCCAGCTGCGACGAGATACCAATTGTGAAACATGCCGTACATTTTTTTCATATATTTTGCGGCTGCATCAGAACTTTTTTGAAAATCGCGACGCTCATCGAGCCACCAGTTAATGCTGAGTCCATAGCGCTTCCCTGTTTCGCGAATGAACTGCCATGGGCCAACGGCATTTGCCGAAGAATTTGCAGTGGCCGAGAAACCGCTTTCAATCATTGCCATGTAAGCAAGATCTTGAGGGAGACCATGGCGCTTTAATGTTTTTTGAAGTGTAGGTAAATATCGAGTCGAGCGTTCGAGCCATTTTGTAAACCACCCGCGACCACTTGTTTGAAAATATTCTATCCAGTATGCAACGCGCGCGTTGTAGGCAACTGGAATATCAAAGATGAGTGGTGTTTCAGA belongs to Oligoflexia bacterium and includes:
- a CDS encoding aspartate kinase: MLIVKKYGGTSVATPEKILDIAKHLKKLSEEGHKLIIIISAMGDTTDDLVDLSRRITHTPIQREMDMLLSAGERISMALMSMALNSLGCSAISFTGSQSGVLTDGSHNSARIIDIRPFRVEEELKKGRIVIIAGFQGVNPQTKEITTLGRGGSDTTAVAMAAQFKADRCDILTDVRGIYTIDPRISGVVPKHLEKLDYAMTMEMAYWGARVLHYRSVELAERAQVPVLVHLSSEEGSGSLIETMEATHIQAVNYNAQLAVLKFGKGFDLKISLEAIEAGLTHGKLSVPQIIYERGTENGREIFITAPPEHFDSILASVSEWCKHHKKTPPTLETHLATVTLSGRGLVNSKALFEASSTLSKNAIETEALITTPLSITYVVASSQVQNAAQLLHKQFVG
- a CDS encoding transglycosylase SLT domain-containing protein, yielding MDAFAKFKKLIFTTSLTIQFGLSTTVLSILLTGCAHEQKASTTKPSQESVGWPLVPAQNNSQNNTPAPASAAATATSATTPEPEPESVPIPMSPQKKTIAQKPAPIKIPRPNHPTEPFASETPLIFDIPVAYNARVAYWIEYFQTSGRGWFTKWLERSTRYLPTLQKTLKRHGLPQDLAYMAMIESGFSATANSSANAVGPWQFIRETGKRYGLSINWWLDERRDFQKSSDAAAKYMKKMYGMFHNWYLVAAGYNTGENRIKRLMIKHETKSFWKMAKTDGALMDETKDYVPKLIAAMLIAKSPQMYGFRNINYNTPFSFEHFRVPGGTRLAHLADALGVTVKHMEELNPELVRSYVPTHVEGHTIRIPKGSYQLVSRYIRRTFVSER